From a single bacterium genomic region:
- a CDS encoding LemA family protein — translation MKVFGIILAVLLLLVLAIGGWVWSNRGGLIERTQSVDEKWSQVQNVYQRRFDLVPNLVASVDNFMSRQQSTLTEVIGMRQRVLDLKGAAEGALKQANPMLLDSLSTQLSKQLGSYINVVVEQYPDIKGEALYTDLLTQLEGTENRIAQERRVFNEVVRDYNTFRQKGIGAMIAGAIFGFPYEKQFFAASAEAQTAPVVKDLFQNK, via the coding sequence ATGAAGGTCTTTGGAATAATACTGGCAGTCCTGCTCTTACTTGTGCTTGCCATTGGCGGCTGGGTTTGGAGCAATCGTGGCGGTCTTATCGAACGCACTCAGTCGGTCGACGAGAAATGGTCGCAGGTTCAGAACGTTTATCAACGCCGTTTCGATCTGGTGCCGAATCTCGTTGCCAGCGTAGATAACTTCATGAGTCGCCAGCAATCGACTCTGACCGAAGTCATCGGCATGCGCCAGCGTGTGCTCGATCTCAAAGGCGCCGCCGAAGGTGCCCTTAAGCAAGCCAATCCGATGTTGCTCGACTCGCTGTCGACGCAGTTGTCGAAGCAGCTTGGATCATACATCAACGTTGTTGTCGAGCAATACCCTGATATCAAGGGCGAGGCGCTTTATACCGACCTGCTAACTCAGCTTGAAGGTACAGAAAACCGCATCGCGCAAGAACGCCGCGTCTTCAACGAAGTCGTCCGCGACTACAATACCTTTCGACAGAAGGGCATTGGCGCGATGATTGCGGGTGCCATCTTTGGATTCCCGTACGAGAAGCAGTTCTTCGCCGCGAGTGCCGAAGCTCAGACTGCACCTGTCGTAAAGGATCTTTTCCAGAACAAATAG
- a CDS encoding TPM domain-containing protein has product MLASSVYALDVPLYTSPATDLAGLLSASDVSALNQRLLDYRTQSGNEVAVLIIPTLGDEALEDYAHKVFNQWGIGKGAKDNGVLFLMALEEKKTRIEVGYGLEGDLTDAESGRIVNRRSPMADRFRSQDWGGGINAVIDGIITAIGGEFAEPQGGGKKTPIPVGIVIFALIILMVIVGKIVDAVRGVKSSGRGGWGSGGGFGGFGGFGGGSSGGGGGGFSFGGGSSGGGGASGGW; this is encoded by the coding sequence TTGCTGGCATCGAGCGTTTACGCGCTCGATGTCCCGCTATATACTTCACCGGCAACTGACCTGGCCGGATTGTTGAGCGCGAGTGATGTGTCGGCGCTCAACCAGCGCCTACTTGATTATCGCACCCAGTCGGGCAATGAAGTCGCAGTCTTGATAATCCCCACGCTCGGAGACGAGGCTCTCGAAGATTACGCTCACAAAGTGTTTAATCAGTGGGGAATCGGCAAAGGCGCAAAGGACAATGGTGTCCTCTTCTTGATGGCGCTTGAAGAGAAAAAGACCCGTATTGAAGTCGGCTACGGCCTCGAAGGCGATCTCACCGATGCCGAGTCGGGCCGCATAGTCAATCGACGCTCACCAATGGCCGACCGATTTCGCAGTCAAGATTGGGGCGGCGGTATCAACGCAGTTATCGACGGGATCATCACCGCAATCGGTGGCGAATTTGCCGAGCCACAAGGCGGCGGCAAGAAAACTCCGATCCCAGTTGGTATTGTGATATTTGCCCTGATAATACTCATGGTGATCGTCGGCAAGATAGTCGACGCCGTGCGCGGAGTGAAGTCCTCTGGGCGCGGCGGCTGGGGTTCTGGCGGCGGGTTTGGCGGCTTCGGTGGTTTTGGCGGCGGCTCCTCCGGCGGTGGTGGCGGCGGATTCTCATTTGGCGGCGGCTCTTCAGGCGGAGGCGGCGCCTCCGGCGGCTGGTAG